In Zingiber officinale cultivar Zhangliang chromosome 3B, Zo_v1.1, whole genome shotgun sequence, a single window of DNA contains:
- the LOC121967372 gene encoding rab GTPase-activating protein 22-like: MKGLRHSPSSSSLPLASSWIHLRSLLIVASATVPDRGSLRSPWSRRKRKHALSHRRWHMLFSSEGKFHDGGIKFIEKVRSGGVDPIIRAEVWPFLLGVYDLNSSHAERNVTRVQIRKKYETLRRKCHQLLSHCHKGNRLDTINEVSNSASSCFDEHCEFHDSQDDPSATRNVAEGNLYNFKVDQSVHNGSDLFSLCNLEEIEDEAEIVQFDNYPWGTESSTSDEDETESLLGSSISEMFVQHDPKLTRIPSFRGDFTQYNRTSEDFATWQRIIRLDAIRANSDWVVYSLNLTSVTKEKALQSAASVGLKNYEHLDPCMIYHAARMVAVLEAYAVYDPEIGYCQGMSDLLSPILTIMDEDHEAFWCFVGFMRKARHNFRLDEVGIQKQLSTISKIIKCKDLHLYKHLEKLQAQDCFFAYRMVLVLFRRELTFEQTMSLWEVMWADQAAIRSGIRKSARGRIKLRAPPTDDLLLYTVAACVLQRRKLIIERYNSMDEILRECNNMAGTLDVWRLLDDAHDLVTSLHQKI; the protein is encoded by the exons ATGAAAGGATTGAGGCATTCGCCTTCGTCCTCGTCGCTTCCCTTGGCGTCGTCCTGGATCCATCTGCGGTCACTTCTCATCGTTGCTTCTGCCACTGTCCCCGATCG AGGTAGCTTGAGATCACCATGGTCTAGGAGGAAAAGAAAACATGCACTTTCACATCGACGATGGCACATGCTATTTTCATCAGAAGGGAAGTTTCATGATGGAGGAATcaaatttattgaaaaagttaGGAGTGGG GGAGTTGACCCAATTATCAGGGCCGAAGTATGGCCTTTTCTACTTGGAGT TTACGATCTCAACAGCTCACACGCTGAACGAAATGTCACCAGAGTCCAGATAAG GAAAAAGTATGAAACTTTAAGGAGAAAATGCCACCAACTTCTGAGTCACTGCCACAAGGGAAATAGGTTAGACACCATAAATGAAGTCAGCAATTCAGCAAGCTCTTGTTTTGATGAGCACTGTGAGTTTCATGATTCTCAAGATGATCCAAGTGCGACCCGCAATGTTGCAGAAGGAAACTTATACAACTTTAAAGTAGATCAATCAGTTCACAACGGAAGTGATTTATTCAGCTTGTGTAACTTAGAGGAAATAGAAGACGAGGCTGAGATCGTTCAGTTTGATAACTATCCTTGGGGTACAGAATCTTCTACatcggatgaagatgaaactGAAAGCTTGCTTGGATCATCAATCTCAGAAATGTTTGTGCAACATGATCCCAAGTTAACTAGAATCCCTTCATTCCGTGGGGATTTTACTCAATATAATCGAACATCTGAAGACTTCGCAACGTGGCAGCGCATAATCCGTTTAGATGCAATTCGAGCCAACTCAGATTGGGTGGTTTATTCTCTGAATCTCACTTCTGTGACTAAAGAGAAGGCACTCCAATCTGCAGCATCGGTCGGTCTTAAAAATTATGAGCACTTGGACCCATGCATGATTTACCATGCTGCTCGCATGGTTGCAGTTCTCGAAGCATACGCAGTTTATGATCCAGAGATTGGCTACTGCCAAGGCATGAGCGACCTCCTCTCGCCAATCCTCACCATAATGGATGAAGATCACGAAGCTTTCTGGTGCTTCGTGGGTTTCATGAGGAAGGCCCGGCACAATTTCAGGCTCGATGAGGTTGGGATCCAGAAACAGCTGAGCACGATCTCAAAGATCATCAAGTGCAAGGACTTGCACCTGTACAAACACTTGGAGAAACTGCAGGCGCAAGATTGCTTCTTCGCGTACAGAATGGTGCTCGTGCTGTTCCGGAGGGAGCTGACATTCGAGCAGACAATGAGTCTGTGGGAGGTAATGTGGGCAGACCAGGCAGCGATTCGGTCAGGGATCAGGAAGTCTGCACGGGGGAGGATCAAGCTGCGGGCTCCCCCGACTGACGACTTGCTGCTCTACACAGTCGCCGCCTGTGTTCTGCAGCGCCGGAAACTGATCATCGAGAGGTACAACAGCATGGATGAGATACTGAGGGAGTGCAACAACATGGCAGGGACTCTAGATGTTTGGAGGCTGTTGGATGACGCCCATGATCTGGTCACGAGTCTGCACCAGAAGATTTAA